The sequence GAAAATTAATTCAAATTTCCAAAGTGAAATTTGAATTTTTTAAGCAACTAATTCCTACTAAACCGATAAAAAAACAAAAATATTTGTAATTTTATTGACATATATTTCATATAGTATTATTATCAAAATAACATATTAAACATATAAGAATAGTAGGAAATAATAATAAGTTTTTGGAGGCGGTAAAATGGTTAAAATTGCAAAGAGTTTAACGGATCTCATTGGGAATACTCCCTTGCTTGAATTGTCCAACTACAACAAGTCAAATGTTTTAGAATCAAAACTTGTTGCAAAGCTTGAATACTTTAATCCAGCAGGAAGCGTTAAAGATAGAATTGCATATGCGATGGTCAAGGATGCAGAAGAAAAAGGTTTAATCAATAAGGAATCTGTTCTGATTGAGCCTACAAGCGGGAATACAGGAATAGGACTTGCTTTTGTTGCCGCGGCAAAAGGCTATAGACTAATAATTACATTGCCTGAAACATTTAGTATTGAGCGAAGGAATCTATTAAAAGCTTTAGGTGCAGAATTGGTCTTAACACCTGGAGCGGAAGGTATGCCTGGTGCTATTAAAAAAGCAGAAGAAATTGCAGCAGTAACCCCTAATTCTTTCATTCCTCAACAGTTTAAAAACCCGGCAAATCCAGAGATCCACAGGAAGACAACAGCTGAAGAAATTTGGAGAGATACAGACGGCCAAGTGGATATAGTCGTTGGTGGAGTTGGAACAGGAGGAACCATTTCAGGTATTGGAGAAGCCTTAAAAGCTAAAAAACCTGATGTGCAAATAATTGCTGTTGAACCCTTTGATTCACCTGTTCTCTCTGGAGGTGCAAAAGGACCACATAAGATTCAAGGTATTGGGGCTGGTTTCGTTCCGGATATCTTCAACAGAGATGTTGTGGATGAAATTTTTAAAGTTAAGAATGAAGAGGCATTTGATACTGCCAGAAAGATTGCTAGGACAGAAGGTTTACTTGTAGGTATTTCTTCTGGTGCCGCTGCATTTGCCGCCA is a genomic window of Bacillota bacterium LX-D containing:
- the cysK gene encoding cysteine synthase A, encoding MVKIAKSLTDLIGNTPLLELSNYNKSNVLESKLVAKLEYFNPAGSVKDRIAYAMVKDAEEKGLINKESVLIEPTSGNTGIGLAFVAAAKGYRLIITLPETFSIERRNLLKALGAELVLTPGAEGMPGAIKKAEEIAAVTPNSFIPQQFKNPANPEIHRKTTAEEIWRDTDGQVDIVVGGVGTGGTISGIGEALKAKKPDVQIIAVEPFDSPVLSGGAKGPHKIQGIGAGFVPDIFNRDVVDEIFKVKNEEAFDTARKIARTEGLLVGISSGAAAFAATEIAKRPENKGKTIVVILPDTGERYLSTPLFQE